CGTTCCCTTTCGGTCGCACCGGGCGGGGCAAAATCCAGGCCAAAGTAAACGAGGAGCCTTTGTTTCTGGTAATCCTCGAGCTTGATGAACTGCAAATTCTTGGGGGCGAAAAGCACATCAACCATCACCAACGCTACGACGATCGTCACCCCGCCTATCAACCGTCGCAGAAACTGCACCGGAACGCCCGCCACAAACATCATGACGAAGCCCACCGGAATGAATACGAGCGCCGATCCCAGGTCTGGCTCCTTCAAAATCAACACAAACGGCAAAATCATCAATCCAAGCGATTTCAAAAATATCTTGGGCTGGCGCAATTCATCCACTGGCCGGCTGAGGAAATGCGCCATGAACAGGATGAACGCCATTTTGGCGAATTCCGATGGCTGTATCTGGAAGAATGGGAATTTGATCCATCGCTTGGCACCCCAGCCGTTGTCCACTCCCACGCCCGGGATATAAAGCGCCAGCAGAAACAGGATGGATGCCCAATAAGCGATCAATGACCAACGCGTGAGAATCGGATAATCCACCAGACACACCACGGTTGCACAGAATGTGCCTGCGGCATACCAGATCATCTGCCGGAAATAGGGCTGATCCCAGAGGGCGAGCTGGGCGGCACCTTCACGATTCATCGTGGCACTGAAGATGAACAGCACTCCGAACACCATCAGGCCAAAGAGGCTCGCCACCATCAGCCAGTCCAGCCGTGGTTCGCGCGTGTTCAATGATGCTTTTCCAATCATCCGTTATTTGGCGTCCAGTTTGCACCGGTCACCCGGTTGCTCTGTTCCAGCTTTTGCAGTGCTTCGTAAACCCATTTGGTCATCGGCGCACAGGTTCTGCCGCCAGAAGCGCCGCTTTCCACCATCGCCACAACGGCATAACGCGGGGCGTCAAAGGGGGCGTAAGAGACAAACCAAGTCGTGCGCATGGTTTTTGCATCGGCAGTGCCCGTCTTGCCGCACACTTGCCAGCCGCTGATCGCGGCACCCTTGCCCGTCCCTTCGGGATCGGCGACATCGTCGCGCATCGCTTCTTGCACCAGTTTCAGATGGGCAGGGTTGAACTTGATCTCATTGCGCACATGGCCTTTGGGAAATATTTCCGCCACTTTGCGAAACCCGTTTACCTCTGACTCCAGACGGTCGACCAGGCGCGGCCAAAACACCTTGCCGCCATTGGCCACGGCGGCGGTCATCACGGCCATTTGCACGGGCGTCACCGCTATGTCACCCTGCCCGATGCTCAAATTCGCCGTGTCACCGGCAGTCCACTGCCCGCCCATGTTCTTTCGGCGCGTCCCGACCTCAGGAAAATATCCGCCCACATCCTGCCGCGTGGGCAGTTCAGTCTTCTCACCCAGGCAGAATTGATGGCCCATCCGTAAAATATTATCCAGTCCCGCATCCAGTCCGTGATCAATGAAATAGCAGTTGCAAGATTTGATGAAGGCCCGGCGGAAATCGAAACTGCCTGCTCCAGCGGTGCAATTCTTCTTTTCCTTTCCAACAAAGTACAAGCCCCGGCTCTCAAACTGCGCATGGGGGTTCAATTTCCCCGCCTCCAAGGCGGCGAGCGCGACTACGATCTTGAACGCTGAACCGGGCTGGTAGATCGCAAAGGAGGCGCGATTAAGCATCGGCTTGAGCTCGGGATCATTTATTTTTGCATATTCTGCATGGGTGATGCTGGGCACGAAAGAATTTGGATCAAATGTCGGCGCCGAGGCCATCGCCAGGATATCGCCATTTCTCACATCCATGGCGACCAAGGCAGCACGGGCACCGAAACCCTGTGCTTTGAGCGCATCTTCCGCCGCCTTTTGCACCTGTGTATCAATCGTCAGAATCACATCATCCCCTGGTATCGGCGGTTGCCACAAGTTCTCTGCCTGCCGATACTGCAGGTTGTTTACGAGCAGTGATTTCACGCCCGCCATACCGCGCAATTCCTCATCAAACGCTCCTTCGATACCTACCATCCCTTTGAAATCCGGCAGACGGTAGTCAAATTTGACATCCTCGATCTCTCCGGGCGCCTTCTCGGTTTTGCCCATGTAACCCAGCAGATGCGCCGCGCGGCTTTCATGCGGATAATAGCGCAAAGATTGCACCTGCAAGTCGACGCCCGGCAAAGTCGAAAGGCTCTCCGCAAACCGCGCGACTTGCTCCGGAGTCAGATTCTCCACCACCGGCAACGGCATGAATATCTTCGTCTCATAATGCCTCCGAAACTCTTTTTCAGTCAGGGTCAATGGCACGCCCAACACCTGCGATATCCGGCTCACCAGATTGTTGACCACGGCGAATCTCGCTTCGCGGCCCATGGCATCGATCTGCGTTTGAGTCAGGCGCAACCGTTTTTTCTTACCCTCAGGCAACACCCTGTTCTCCTGCTCGATCCGGGCAAGCTCATTACTCCGCACGAGCCTGTACTGGCTGCGAAAGTACGGGCTTAACTCTTCCAGATACAGATTCACGTTGTACGAAGGACGGCTCTCGGCGAGTATTTCCCCATTGCGATCCAGTATCCGTCCGCGCACCGCTGGCACACGCACTGTGCGATACGATTGCGTCACCAGACTCTGCTCATACTTCTTATAGTTGACCACTTGCAGGAACCACAGCCCGGTCGCGAGCGTAAGCATGCCCGCCAGCACGCCTATGGCTAGCCAGCGCAACTTCGCGTCACCCCGTTTCAATTGGTCCACGATCAGCATCTTTAGTGGCGTCCTCTCTTCATCTCGCGATTATGATTGAACGTCGTCTCCGGCAACGGCTGGTAGCTCAACCAATGATCCACCAGGTCGAACACGCGAAAGATCAGCGGCGTCGCCAAGCCGCATCCCACACTCATCACCAACCATTGCCAGAGTGAACCCCACCCGAGCAACGGCTGCTTGCCGAGCGTTATCGAGAGCAATACCACCAGCAGCGGCACTGCCGCTCCGGCCACCATTCCGATGATGATTTGCGCCGACAACTGCTCCCGTAGAACCAGTTCCCGGAAATGCATCAGCACCATGCCTGCGATCATCAACGGACCGATGGTGATGCCCAGCGGATTGAGCGACAGTGAATCCAGCCAAAGCCCGCCAAACACCGCGATCAAACTCGTCAGCAGCGGATTCCCCGTCAGGGCTGCATACACGATCAACGCCGGCAACAGATCGATCTGCGCCCCCAGCCACACCCGGATGAAATCCACCGTGGATTGCGCGAAGACGATCCCGAAGGTCGCCGCCATGATGACTGTGAGTGTGAGCGCGTTCATGGCATTTGCTGAGGGGGCAGGAGCACCCACACTTCCTCCAGTTGGTTCACGTTCACTGCCAGCTTCACCCGTGCATCCACATACAACCCATGTTCGACCGTCTGGGTATCGACGATACTGCCGATCAATATGCCGGGAGGAAAAATACCGCCGTGACCGCTCGTATACACCGCCTGTCCCGGTTCCAGCTTGCTGTTACGCGTCAGATAAGTCATTTCCACCAGATTCGGGTCCAGCACCGCCGCAGAACTTGACGGGCCCACCACACCCTTCTCACGCGACTTGTCCACCACCGCTGCCACTTTACAATCCTGGCTGCCGATAAGGACTACGAGCGCCCGGTGTTGCCCCACCGTGTGGACCCTACCTACCAATCCCTGTGAGGTCATCACGGGCAAGTTCGCCCTCACACCTTCTGCGCTGCCGATATCGATCTGGATCGTTCGCCACCAATTTGACGGATCGCGTCCGATCACCTTGGCCATTCTCGGCTTCCAGATTGTCTGCGGCTTCATCTGGATCATCTGGCGCAAACGGTCGTTCTCCATCTTGATGGAGTCCGCCTGCATCTTCACGATGCGCAACTCCTCGTTCTCCCGCCGTATCTGTTCCATCTGGTTGATGAGAACTCCCTTGGGTAACGTCATGTCCGCAACTTTGCCCGTAGCGGTTTGTGTGGATTGCCCAATGCTGAAGAGCGGGAGGAACAGCGCCGAGACGGCCAGCTTCACCCGCGCGGCTGTCTGGTCCGGCAGGCTGAGCAGCAGCAGCACTAAAAGCAGTACTGCTGACATGGCCACATAGTGCGCCCGTTTAAACATCTGTTCTACCCGTCACAAAAACTGTTCGGGGCAAACGCAGAACTGAGTGGGATTTGTCTCCTTAACTATCGTGGTATCAACTGCGGCTTGAGGCCACGCGCTTGAGGAACGAGAGTTCCTGCAAGACACGGCCAGTGCCTTCTGCGACAGCCGTTAGCGGGCTTTCGCCGATATGCACCGGCAGGCCGGTTTCCTGCGCCACCATGCGGTCAATGCCGCGCAGCAACGCCCCACCACCAGCCATCACGATACCCCGGTCCACCAGGTCGGCGGACAATTCTGGCGGGCAGCGTTCCAGCGTGATGCGGATTGATTCCAAAATACTGTTGAGAGGTTCCTTCAGTGCCTCGCGTATCTCCTCGGAGCGGATGGTCAGCGTTTTGGGCAGACCTGCGGCCAGATCACGGCCTTTGACTTCCAGCGTCAATTCCTGCTCCAGAGGAAAGGCCGATCCGATCCGGATCTTGATCTCCTCCGCGGTGCGTTCACCGATCATCAAGTTATAGGCACGCTTCATGTGGGCGATGATGGTCTCGTCAAACTCATCTCCCCCTACGCGCAAGCTGCGGCTGAACACGATACCTGCCAGCGAGATGATCGCTATCTCGCAAGTACCGCCGCCGATATCCACAATCATGTTGCCCGCCGGTTCGTGAACCGGCAGACCTACGCCAATGGCCGAAGCCATCGGTTGTTCGATCAGATAGACCTCTCGCGCTCCGGCATGCGTGGCGGAATCTTTCACCGCCCGCTTTTCCACTTCAGTAATACCTGAAGGCACCGCCACCACCACCCGGGGGGCGATCAATTTCCTATGGTGAACCTTTTGGATGAAGTGCCGCAACATCGCCTCCGTGATCTCGAAATCCGCGATCACGCCGTCCTTCATTGGACGAATGGCGACAATATTACCCGGGGTGCGCCCAAGCATCCGCTTGGCTTCCTCACCCACGGCGAGCACATTGGTGGTCCCCGCCTCAATGGCGACGACCGAAGGCTCACGCAAGACTATGCCTTGGTCGCGAACATAAACGAGTGAGTTCGCTGTCCCAAGGTCAATGCCGATGTCGTTGGAGAACAGGCCTTTAATCTGCGCAAACATGAACTATGCCTAATTGGAATTTATCGTAAGTCGGCTAATTCCTTGGGGTCAAGCTATTTAAGGCAAACCGTGTATTATTTTGCCCAACCGTCACCAATAACACTAACAATTCAGCATCCAATATATCGGGCAGATCCTCCTAATCGC
This DNA window, taken from Verrucomicrobiia bacterium, encodes the following:
- the rodA gene encoding rod shape-determining protein RodA, which gives rise to MNTREPRLDWLMVASLFGLMVFGVLFIFSATMNREGAAQLALWDQPYFRQMIWYAAGTFCATVVCLVDYPILTRWSLIAYWASILFLLALYIPGVGVDNGWGAKRWIKFPFFQIQPSEFAKMAFILFMAHFLSRPVDELRQPKIFLKSLGLMILPFVLILKEPDLGSALVFIPVGFVMMFVAGVPVQFLRRLIGGVTIVVALVMVDVLFAPKNLQFIKLEDYQKQRLLVYFGLDFAPPGATERERAAAKAVQDTKSYNIRQALISVGSGGLTGKGWREGTQNALGYLPRAVAHNDFIFSVIAEESGFVGSATVLALYTVMLFTGIRIASQARDRLGKIMASGVVALLFSHVFINIGMNIRIMPVTGIPLPLLSYGGSSVLCSLIAAGLLQNIYIHRKSY
- a CDS encoding penicillin-binding transpeptidase domain-containing protein yields the protein MDQLKRGDAKLRWLAIGVLAGMLTLATGLWFLQVVNYKKYEQSLVTQSYRTVRVPAVRGRILDRNGEILAESRPSYNVNLYLEELSPYFRSQYRLVRSNELARIEQENRVLPEGKKKRLRLTQTQIDAMGREARFAVVNNLVSRISQVLGVPLTLTEKEFRRHYETKIFMPLPVVENLTPEQVARFAESLSTLPGVDLQVQSLRYYPHESRAAHLLGYMGKTEKAPGEIEDVKFDYRLPDFKGMVGIEGAFDEELRGMAGVKSLLVNNLQYRQAENLWQPPIPGDDVILTIDTQVQKAAEDALKAQGFGARAALVAMDVRNGDILAMASAPTFDPNSFVPSITHAEYAKINDPELKPMLNRASFAIYQPGSAFKIVVALAALEAGKLNPHAQFESRGLYFVGKEKKNCTAGAGSFDFRRAFIKSCNCYFIDHGLDAGLDNILRMGHQFCLGEKTELPTRQDVGGYFPEVGTRRKNMGGQWTAGDTANLSIGQGDIAVTPVQMAVMTAAVANGGKVFWPRLVDRLESEVNGFRKVAEIFPKGHVRNEIKFNPAHLKLVQEAMRDDVADPEGTGKGAAISGWQVCGKTGTADAKTMRTTWFVSYAPFDAPRYAVVAMVESGASGGRTCAPMTKWVYEALQKLEQSNRVTGANWTPNNG
- the mreC gene encoding rod shape-determining protein MreC; the protein is MSAVLLLVLLLLSLPDQTAARVKLAVSALFLPLFSIGQSTQTATGKVADMTLPKGVLINQMEQIRRENEELRIVKMQADSIKMENDRLRQMIQMKPQTIWKPRMAKVIGRDPSNWWRTIQIDIGSAEGVRANLPVMTSQGLVGRVHTVGQHRALVVLIGSQDCKVAAVVDKSREKGVVGPSSSAAVLDPNLVEMTYLTRNSKLEPGQAVYTSGHGGIFPPGILIGSIVDTQTVEHGLYVDARVKLAVNVNQLEEVWVLLPPQQMP
- a CDS encoding rod shape-determining protein, which codes for MFAQIKGLFSNDIGIDLGTANSLVYVRDQGIVLREPSVVAIEAGTTNVLAVGEEAKRMLGRTPGNIVAIRPMKDGVIADFEITEAMLRHFIQKVHHRKLIAPRVVVAVPSGITEVEKRAVKDSATHAGAREVYLIEQPMASAIGVGLPVHEPAGNMIVDIGGGTCEIAIISLAGIVFSRSLRVGGDEFDETIIAHMKRAYNLMIGERTAEEIKIRIGSAFPLEQELTLEVKGRDLAAGLPKTLTIRSEEIREALKEPLNSILESIRITLERCPPELSADLVDRGIVMAGGGALLRGIDRMVAQETGLPVHIGESPLTAVAEGTGRVLQELSFLKRVASSRS